The following are from one region of the Salvia hispanica cultivar TCC Black 2014 chromosome 1, UniMelb_Shisp_WGS_1.0, whole genome shotgun sequence genome:
- the LOC125191024 gene encoding receptor-like protein 49, which translates to MSLVASNSNTERPFPKLQVLDISHNAFVGILPDRYINNFQGLDQLMKRLLDTFTTLDVSSNRFSGGIPSSLGNLNSLRYLNLSHNTLSGHIPPSLGSMSLLESLDLSSNKMDGKIPGELAKLTFLAKLNLSINSLEGQIPQVGQLSTFDNESYVGNAGLCGLPLTRKCEGSDGKPSPPHVEVESDREIEWGYVFVAAAYVFGIGIFSWLLLLCPSFRYKYFEKVDDVFEKIFECFQRPKKRDRGRRVVRNQARRQQ; encoded by the exons ATGTCGTTGGTGGCTTCAAACTCAAACACAGAGCGGCCATTTCCAAAGTTGCAAGTATTGGATATATCACATAATGCATTTGTTGGCATTTTACCTGATAGATATATCAACAACTTTCAAG GATTGGATCAGTTAATGAAGCGACTGCTAGATACCTTTACAACCCTCGACGTATCCTCCAACAGATTCTCAGGGGGCATTCCATCTTCTCTAGGGAATCTTAACTCCCTTAGATACTTGAATTTGTCTCACAATACCCTCAGTGGACATATACCGCCATCTCTAGGAAGTATGAGTTTGCTCGAGTCTTTGGACTTGTCTTCAAACAAAATGGATGGAAAAATTCCAGGTGAATTGGCAAAGTTGACATTTCTTGCAAAGTTAAACCTTTCAATAAATAGCCTTGAGGGCCAAATACCACAAGTTGGCCAACTTTCCACATTTGATAATGAGTCATATGTGGGAAATGCAGGCTTGTGTGGATTACCATTGACGAGAAAATGTGAGGGGAGTGATGGAAAACCATCACCGCCTCACGTGGAAGTGGAATCGGATAGGGAGATCGAGTGGGGTTATGTGTTTGTTGCTGCTGCATATGTTTTTGGCATAGGAATCTTTTCGTGGTTGCTTTTATTATGCCCAAGTTTCAGGTATAAATACTTTGAGAAAGTTGATGATGTTTTTGAGAAGATATTTGAGTGTTTCCAGCGCCCTAAAAAAAGAGATAGAGGAAGAAGAGTTGTGAGGAATCAGGCTAGAAGACAGCAGTGA